In one Methylobacterium sp. SyP6R genomic region, the following are encoded:
- a CDS encoding CTP synthase: MTRYVFITGGVVSSLGKGLASAALAALLQARGYKVRLRKLDPYLNVDPGTMSPTQHGEVFVTDDGAETDLDLGHYERFTGVPATRADNITTGRIYLDIITKERRGDYLGATIQVIPHVTNAIKEFVLDGNDAYDFVLVEIGGTVGDIEGLPFFEAIRQLGQELPRGTCAYVHLTLLPYIPSAGELKTKPTQHSVAELRSIGIQPDILLCRCDRAIPREERRKLAQFCNVRESAVIEARDVGTIYEVPLSYKEEGLDREVLAHFGLETGPEPKLDRWRDIVGRIKSPEGEVSIAIVGKYTGLKDAYKSLIEALSHGGIANRVKVNLEWIESEVFEREDPAPFLEGLNGILVPGGFGQRGAEGKIRAARYARERKIPYFGICFGMQMAVVEAARSLAGIADANSTEFGPTPEPVVGLLTEWMRGNELERRIAEGDLGGTMRLGSYTAALEPDSQIAKIYGGTRIAERHRHRYEVNMAYRERLEAKGMRFAGLSPDGLLPETVEVVGHPWFIGVQFHPELKSRPFEPHPLFQSFVAAAIEQSRLV, translated from the coding sequence ATGACGCGGTATGTTTTCATCACCGGCGGCGTGGTCTCCTCGCTCGGCAAGGGTCTCGCTTCCGCCGCCCTCGCGGCCCTGCTCCAGGCCCGCGGCTACAAGGTCCGCCTGCGCAAGCTGGACCCCTACCTCAACGTCGATCCGGGCACGATGAGCCCGACGCAGCACGGCGAGGTCTTCGTCACCGACGACGGCGCCGAGACCGACCTCGATCTCGGCCATTACGAACGCTTCACCGGCGTGCCGGCGACGCGGGCCGACAACATCACCACCGGCCGGATCTACCTCGACATCATCACCAAGGAGCGCCGGGGCGACTATCTCGGCGCCACCATCCAGGTGATCCCGCACGTCACCAACGCCATCAAGGAATTCGTCCTCGACGGCAACGACGCCTACGACTTCGTGCTGGTCGAGATCGGCGGCACCGTCGGCGACATCGAGGGCCTGCCGTTCTTCGAGGCGATCCGCCAGCTCGGCCAGGAACTGCCCCGCGGCACCTGCGCCTACGTCCACCTGACGCTCCTGCCCTACATCCCGTCGGCCGGCGAATTGAAGACCAAGCCGACCCAGCACTCGGTGGCGGAACTGCGCTCGATCGGCATCCAGCCCGACATCCTGCTCTGCCGCTGCGACCGCGCGATCCCCCGCGAGGAGCGCCGCAAGCTCGCCCAGTTCTGCAACGTGCGTGAATCGGCCGTCATCGAGGCGCGGGACGTCGGCACGATCTACGAGGTGCCGCTCTCCTACAAGGAAGAGGGCCTGGACCGCGAGGTGCTGGCGCATTTCGGCCTCGAGACCGGACCCGAGCCGAAGCTCGACCGCTGGCGCGACATCGTCGGCCGGATCAAGAGCCCGGAGGGCGAGGTCTCGATCGCCATCGTCGGCAAGTACACGGGCCTCAAGGACGCCTACAAGTCGCTGATCGAGGCGCTGAGCCACGGCGGCATCGCCAACCGGGTCAAGGTCAACCTGGAGTGGATCGAGTCCGAGGTGTTCGAGCGCGAGGACCCGGCGCCGTTCCTGGAGGGCCTCAACGGCATCCTGGTGCCGGGCGGCTTCGGCCAGCGTGGCGCCGAGGGGAAGATCCGCGCCGCCCGCTACGCCCGCGAGCGCAAGATCCCGTATTTCGGCATCTGCTTCGGCATGCAGATGGCGGTGGTCGAGGCGGCCCGCTCGCTCGCCGGCATCGCGGATGCCAACTCGACCGAGTTCGGCCCGACGCCGGAACCGGTGGTGGGTCTTCTCACCGAGTGGATGCGCGGCAACGAACTGGAGCGCCGCATCGCCGAGGGCGACCTCGGCGGCACGATGCGGCTCGGCTCCTACACCGCGGCCCTGGAGCCGGATTCGCAGATCGCCAAGATCTACGGCGGCACCCGCATCGCCGAGCGCCACCGCCACCGCTACGAGGTCAACATGGCCTATCGCGAGCGGCTGGAGGCCAAGGGCATGCGCTTCGCCGGCCTCTCACCGGATGGCTTGCTCCCCGAGACCGTCGAGGTGGTGGGCCATCCCTGGTTCATCGGCGTGCAGTTCCATCCGGAGCTGAAGTCGCGTCCGTTCGAGCCGCATCCGCTGTTCCAGAGCTTCGTCGCCGCGGCGATCGAGCAGAGCCGGCTGGTCTGA
- a CDS encoding DUF4169 family protein → MAEIINLKQVRKARERAAKEAQAVENRVVFGRPKAAKTREEARKSLETARHEGHRLKTPDGEA, encoded by the coding sequence ATGGCCGAGATCATCAACCTGAAGCAGGTCCGCAAGGCCCGCGAGCGGGCCGCCAAGGAGGCCCAGGCGGTGGAGAACCGCGTCGTCTTCGGCCGCCCGAAGGCGGCGAAGACCCGCGAGGAGGCCCGCAAGAGCCTGGAGACCGCCCGGCACGAGGGCCACCGGCTGAAGACCCCCGACGGCGAGGCATGA
- the secG gene encoding preprotein translocase subunit SecG, with product MQTVLIVVHLIIVLALIGVVLLQRSEGGLGLGGGGGTQGFMTGRGQANALTRATAILAALFFATSMVLAIMSHRGAGPRSIFDGAGTKAPAGQTGAPPAGNVLDQLRQQQGDAPATQGSAPATPAAPAAPAAPAAPQSR from the coding sequence ATGCAGACCGTCCTGATCGTCGTCCACCTGATCATCGTCCTCGCCCTGATCGGCGTGGTGCTGCTGCAGCGCTCCGAGGGCGGCCTCGGCCTCGGCGGCGGGGGCGGCACGCAGGGTTTCATGACCGGCCGCGGCCAGGCCAACGCGCTCACCCGCGCCACCGCGATCCTGGCCGCCCTGTTCTTCGCCACCAGCATGGTGCTGGCGATCATGTCGCACCGGGGCGCCGGCCCGCGCTCGATCTTCGACGGCGCCGGCACCAAGGCCCCGGCGGGGCAGACCGGCGCGCCCCCGGCCGGCAACGTCCTCGATCAGCTGCGCCAGCAGCAGGGCGATGCGCCGGCGACCCAAGGCTCCGCTCCGGCCACTCCGGCGGCGCCCGCCGCGCCGGCCGCCCCCGCGGCACCCCAGTCGCGCTGA
- the ygfZ gene encoding CAF17-like 4Fe-4S cluster assembly/insertion protein YgfZ, translating into MPLALLPDRAVVAVTGPDAPSFLQGLLTCNVETLPAGEARLGALLSPQGKILFDFLVCRAPDGFHLDVAREKAPDLLKRLTLYKLRANVTVEALPLAVAAGWGMEPPSPSLRDGRLADLGWRLHAAEFPAADADAAAYATHRIGLGVPEGGTDFPFGDAFPHEALMDQLGGVDFKKGCYVGQEVVSRMQHRGTARTRIVPVVYRDGEAGPAGEPVTAGDRSLGQTGGGAGSRGLAMLRIDRLGEALAAGETVRAGGRVVAVEKPGFATFAWPVPVDG; encoded by the coding sequence ATGCCGCTTGCTCTCCTGCCGGACCGCGCCGTCGTGGCGGTCACCGGCCCCGACGCGCCGAGCTTCCTCCAGGGTCTCCTGACCTGCAACGTCGAGACGCTGCCGGCGGGCGAAGCCCGGCTCGGCGCGCTCCTCAGCCCGCAGGGCAAGATCCTGTTCGATTTCCTGGTCTGCCGCGCACCCGACGGCTTCCACCTCGATGTCGCCCGCGAGAAGGCGCCCGATCTCCTCAAGCGCCTGACGCTCTACAAGTTGCGGGCGAACGTGACGGTCGAGGCGCTGCCGCTCGCCGTGGCGGCGGGATGGGGCATGGAGCCCCCCTCCCCGTCCTTACGCGACGGCCGCCTCGCCGACCTCGGCTGGCGCCTCCACGCAGCGGAGTTTCCGGCGGCCGATGCCGATGCCGCAGCCTATGCGACCCACCGCATCGGCCTCGGCGTGCCCGAGGGCGGGACCGATTTCCCCTTCGGCGACGCCTTCCCGCACGAGGCGCTGATGGACCAGCTCGGCGGGGTCGACTTCAAGAAGGGCTGCTATGTTGGCCAGGAGGTGGTGTCGCGCATGCAGCACCGCGGCACCGCCCGCACCCGCATCGTGCCGGTGGTCTATCGCGACGGGGAGGCCGGCCCGGCGGGCGAGCCGGTGACGGCCGGCGACCGGAGCCTCGGCCAGACCGGCGGCGGGGCCGGGTCGCGCGGGCTGGCGATGCTGCGGATCGACCGCCTCGGCGAGGCGCTGGCGGCGGGGGAGACGGTACGGGCCGGCGGGCGGGTGGTCGCGGTCGAGAAGCCGGGTTTTGCGACGTTTGCGTGGCCTGTACCTGTAGACGGGTAG
- a CDS encoding M23 family metallopeptidase, producing the protein MLPSRLSSLVASLTSPAGRPDRVWVVRRRTLVLAALAFGALSLWASAATWFIVFRDEALARFMERQGAMQYAYEERVSALRARLDRVATQKLLEQDGVETRLADLAGRQVALEGRQAMLMGLAEQAGGPSAMGEDGMGGSAAGLATSWPARDARTVPSAMSYAPLPAPPPLPAPTPESLGLRTEADSLAPALSPAPSPGVSLRMATLEHALDGLEARQSLAVGRLAASSRSEAARLRMIVAETGLDARRFAAPHGGGIGGPLVPAGSGPFETAVLQAERDLGERDSLRKIVGAMPLRRPMATDHGLSSTFGYRSDPFTRGLALHTGIDLRSEYGAPARATAAGTVTQADFAGGYGNMVEVDHGHGLVTRYAHLSAITVVPGQSVAAGQMVGRVGSTGRSTGTHLHYETRIDGEPVDPQRFLRAGARLASR; encoded by the coding sequence ATGCTCCCCTCCCGCCTCTCGTCCCTCGTCGCCTCCCTCACGTCGCCGGCCGGCCGCCCGGATCGGGTCTGGGTGGTGCGGCGCCGGACCCTGGTGCTCGCCGCCCTTGCCTTCGGGGCGCTGTCCCTGTGGGCGAGCGCGGCGACGTGGTTCATCGTCTTCCGCGACGAGGCGCTGGCGCGGTTCATGGAACGCCAGGGCGCGATGCAATACGCCTACGAGGAGCGGGTCAGCGCCCTGCGGGCCCGGCTCGACCGGGTGGCGACACAGAAGCTCCTGGAGCAGGACGGGGTCGAGACGCGGCTCGCCGACCTCGCCGGCCGGCAGGTGGCGCTGGAGGGCCGGCAAGCGATGCTGATGGGGCTGGCCGAGCAGGCCGGCGGCCCGAGCGCGATGGGCGAGGACGGCATGGGAGGGTCGGCCGCGGGATTGGCCACGTCTTGGCCGGCCCGCGACGCCAGGACCGTGCCCTCGGCGATGTCTTACGCCCCGCTGCCCGCGCCTCCCCCGCTCCCTGCGCCGACGCCCGAGTCGCTCGGCCTGCGCACGGAGGCCGACAGTCTCGCGCCTGCCCTCTCGCCCGCCCCCTCCCCCGGGGTGAGCCTGCGGATGGCGACCCTGGAACACGCCCTCGACGGGCTGGAGGCGCGCCAGAGCCTGGCGGTCGGCCGCCTCGCCGCGAGTAGCCGCAGCGAGGCGGCCCGCCTGCGGATGATCGTGGCCGAGACCGGGCTCGATGCGCGGCGCTTCGCCGCGCCCCACGGCGGCGGCATCGGCGGCCCGCTGGTGCCGGCCGGCTCGGGCCCGTTCGAGACCGCCGTGCTCCAGGCCGAGCGCGACCTCGGCGAGCGCGACAGTTTGAGGAAGATCGTCGGCGCGATGCCGCTGCGGCGGCCGATGGCGACCGATCACGGACTGTCCAGCACTTTCGGCTACCGGTCGGACCCATTCACCCGCGGCCTCGCCCTCCATACCGGCATCGACCTGCGCAGCGAGTACGGCGCCCCGGCCCGGGCCACCGCCGCCGGCACGGTGACGCAGGCGGATTTTGCGGGCGGCTACGGCAACATGGTCGAGGTCGATCACGGCCACGGCCTCGTCACCCGCTACGCCCACCTCTCGGCGATCACGGTGGTGCCCGGTCAGAGCGTGGCGGCGGGGCAGATGGTCGGCCGGGTCGGCTCGACCGGCCGCTCCACCGGCACGCACCTGCATTACGAGACCCGGATCGACGGCGAGCCGGTCGACCCCCAGCGCTTCCTGCGGGCGGGCGCACGGCTGGCGTCGCGCTGA
- a CDS encoding ribbon-helix-helix domain-containing protein, with the protein MSLAGDPPSGALPEGGLLKRSLVIAGHRTSVSLEAAFWEALRQLAVARGLSVQALVGRIDAERGEQNLSSAIRVFVLRAVWPEHAEANKKLGMKD; encoded by the coding sequence ATGAGCCTCGCTGGCGATCCGCCGTCGGGCGCCCTGCCCGAGGGCGGGTTGCTCAAGCGCTCCCTCGTCATCGCCGGCCACCGCACCAGCGTGTCGCTCGAGGCGGCGTTCTGGGAGGCGTTGCGTCAACTCGCCGTGGCGCGGGGGCTCTCGGTCCAGGCGCTGGTCGGGCGGATCGATGCGGAGCGCGGCGAGCAGAATCTGTCCTCGGCGATCAGGGTGTTCGTGCTCAGGGCGGTGTGGCCCGAGCATGCGGAGGCGAACAAGAAACTTGGGATGAAAGATTAG
- a CDS encoding YhdP family protein, with the protein MKAAPRSLLRTCVRGVLLLKLAAVILLGIGLGLAYLRLASGPVSFAWLEPRVAAGIAERLGPGWSVSLHDSAIEIDRDGALALRTAGLDIRNPEGDLVVRAPLAVVAIDLWSLFGLSVQARSVEFRDLQLRALLHHDGSIAFAASNDPSDAKPHTPPAVVAARGTVSPVSATVASILSLVLDPSGVIGSLDRARLTNARLTLLDESGAERVVFPRVDGLFNRDAARPARVFEMRIVGPHGPWRFGGDVEEAPDGGRHGVLTLDDLPVSDLLLLSGQSRLPLTTDLKLSGRAQVAMHGARLDGMTMRMTTSEGNLLIEEKDFNPVTIEAVTVDATWDETRRALKVDALDYRGAGNRVRLAGEWVAGPDGAGPRWTAGFTGTDATLRGAAPGDAPVKIAKVEARLSGRDDGVQVDALTLSGDAVHGTLSGTLGTKADEGGLTLRITADRTDGRAALRLWPENVAPPIRTYLVDNLRAGRLDSLDILVDMSMAEFAAATRGEPMPDQAVRIAFGVSEGGLTISNDAPPLSRARVSGLVTGRNTTIRGANAEIRMPDGRALALQDGSFVIKDAVPNAVTAQIGLRLTGGADALASLMQAKLFRSLSGTELDPATLRGQADLRIDFPLSLEAVPDIADLPVVMSGTLTDIAAERLVGKEKLENGRFALAYDRNGFSLKGDGRLAGAPLTVDLHQPKAGAPGEALVTMALDDAARARKGLPTAPLLAGPVNARFVVPFGRPGKAPIRVEADLGKASIDGLLPGWTKAAGRPGRLTLSLTETGQGSELRDIALDSGPVQLRGSASLNPEGGFERADLTSLKLSPGDDIRAQVERTGTGYRITAKGGVADARPFLRAMTAPPKKGGKDTSARDIEADLSFAILTGFNEEAMTNASLKLSLRGDDVRQARIQGRLRSAGVSLEVAKPDRSSPPVLNAETSDAGAALRFLDIYKRMQGGFLSLQMGLNDGPQSGLVQVRSFALRNEPALGRILAQGETEDRRSDANDVGFDRLRAAFQRTGTRIAFAEAAISGPAMGFTLGGWIDTAKDRTDVSGTFVPLYGLNNVVSQVPIFGPLLGGGHNEGLFGINFRVAGAMSAPNISVNPLSAIAPGFLRKLFGAGGGDANAPQSQRMER; encoded by the coding sequence ATCAAGGCGGCGCCCCGGTCGCTGCTGCGGACCTGCGTCCGGGGCGTCCTGCTGCTCAAGCTCGCGGCCGTCATCCTGCTCGGAATCGGCCTCGGCCTGGCTTACCTGCGCCTGGCGAGCGGCCCGGTGAGCTTCGCCTGGCTCGAGCCCCGGGTGGCGGCGGGCATCGCCGAGCGCCTCGGCCCGGGCTGGAGCGTGAGCCTGCACGACAGCGCCATCGAGATCGACCGGGACGGGGCGCTGGCCCTGCGCACGGCGGGCCTCGACATCCGCAACCCCGAGGGCGACCTCGTGGTGCGGGCACCGCTCGCCGTCGTCGCCATCGACCTGTGGTCGCTGTTCGGCCTGTCGGTCCAGGCCCGCTCGGTCGAGTTCCGCGACCTGCAATTGCGGGCGCTCCTGCATCATGACGGCTCGATCGCCTTCGCGGCCTCCAACGACCCGTCCGACGCCAAACCCCACACGCCGCCGGCGGTGGTGGCCGCCCGCGGCACCGTCTCGCCGGTCTCGGCCACCGTGGCGTCGATCCTGAGCCTGGTGCTCGATCCCTCCGGCGTGATCGGCAGCCTCGATCGCGCCCGCCTGACCAATGCCCGCCTGACGCTCCTCGACGAATCGGGCGCCGAGCGCGTGGTCTTCCCGCGGGTCGACGGGCTGTTCAACCGCGATGCGGCGCGCCCCGCCCGGGTGTTCGAGATGCGCATCGTCGGGCCGCACGGGCCCTGGCGCTTCGGCGGCGACGTCGAGGAGGCGCCCGACGGGGGCCGCCACGGCGTGCTCACCCTCGACGACCTGCCGGTCTCCGACCTGCTGCTGCTCTCCGGCCAGTCGCGCCTGCCGCTCACCACCGACCTGAAGCTCTCCGGCCGTGCCCAGGTGGCGATGCACGGCGCGCGCCTCGACGGCATGACGATGCGGATGACCACCAGCGAGGGCAACCTGCTGATCGAGGAGAAGGACTTCAACCCGGTCACGATCGAGGCGGTGACGGTCGACGCCACCTGGGACGAGACCCGCCGCGCCCTCAAGGTCGATGCCCTCGATTATCGCGGCGCCGGCAACCGCGTGCGCCTCGCCGGCGAGTGGGTGGCGGGCCCCGACGGCGCCGGGCCGCGCTGGACGGCCGGCTTCACGGGAACCGACGCGACCTTGCGCGGCGCGGCGCCCGGCGACGCTCCCGTCAAGATCGCCAAGGTCGAGGCCCGCCTCTCCGGCCGCGACGACGGCGTGCAGGTCGACGCCCTCACCCTGTCGGGCGATGCCGTGCACGGCACCCTCAGCGGCACCCTCGGCACGAAGGCCGACGAGGGCGGCCTGACCTTGCGCATCACCGCCGACCGCACCGACGGGCGCGCGGCCTTGAGGCTCTGGCCCGAGAACGTCGCGCCGCCGATCCGCACCTACCTCGTCGACAACCTGCGCGCCGGGCGCCTCGACAGCCTCGACATCCTGGTCGACATGAGCATGGCCGAGTTCGCCGCGGCGACCCGCGGCGAGCCGATGCCCGACCAGGCGGTGCGGATCGCCTTCGGCGTGAGCGAGGGCGGGCTCACCATCTCCAACGACGCGCCGCCGCTCTCCCGCGCCCGGGTCTCGGGACTCGTCACCGGGCGCAACACCACCATCCGGGGCGCCAATGCCGAGATCCGGATGCCGGACGGGCGGGCGCTCGCCCTCCAGGACGGTTCCTTCGTCATCAAGGACGCGGTGCCGAACGCCGTGACGGCGCAGATCGGGCTTCGCCTCACCGGCGGCGCCGACGCCCTGGCCTCGCTCATGCAAGCCAAGCTCTTCCGCTCGCTGTCCGGCACCGAACTCGATCCGGCGACCCTGCGCGGCCAGGCCGATCTGCGCATCGACTTCCCGCTCTCCCTCGAGGCGGTGCCCGACATCGCCGACCTGCCGGTGGTGATGAGCGGGACGCTGACCGACATCGCGGCCGAGCGCCTGGTCGGCAAGGAGAAGCTCGAGAACGGCCGCTTCGCGCTCGCCTACGACCGCAACGGCTTCAGCCTGAAGGGCGACGGGCGGCTCGCCGGCGCCCCGCTCACCGTCGACCTGCACCAGCCGAAGGCCGGGGCGCCGGGCGAGGCCCTGGTGACCATGGCCCTCGACGACGCGGCCCGCGCCCGGAAAGGCCTGCCGACCGCGCCCCTTCTCGCCGGCCCGGTGAATGCCCGCTTCGTCGTGCCGTTCGGCCGGCCGGGCAAGGCTCCGATCCGGGTCGAGGCCGACCTGGGCAAGGCGAGCATCGACGGGCTCCTCCCGGGCTGGACCAAGGCCGCCGGCCGGCCGGGGCGCCTGACGCTCTCCCTCACCGAGACCGGCCAGGGCAGCGAGCTGCGCGACATCGCGCTCGATTCCGGCCCGGTGCAGCTGCGCGGCAGCGCCTCGCTCAATCCCGAGGGCGGCTTCGAGCGGGCCGACCTCACCAGCCTCAAGCTCTCTCCGGGCGACGACATCCGCGCCCAGGTCGAGCGCACCGGCACCGGCTACCGCATCACCGCCAAGGGCGGCGTCGCCGATGCCCGGCCCTTCCTGCGCGCGATGACCGCGCCGCCGAAGAAAGGCGGCAAGGACACGTCCGCCCGCGACATCGAGGCCGATCTCAGCTTCGCGATCCTGACCGGCTTCAACGAGGAGGCGATGACCAATGCCAGCCTGAAGCTGTCGTTGCGCGGCGACGACGTGCGCCAGGCCCGGATCCAGGGCCGCCTGCGCTCGGCCGGGGTGAGCCTGGAGGTGGCCAAGCCCGACCGGTCCAGCCCGCCGGTGCTCAACGCCGAGACCAGCGATGCCGGCGCGGCGCTCCGCTTCCTCGACATCTACAAGCGTATGCAGGGCGGGTTCCTGTCGCTGCAGATGGGCTTGAACGACGGGCCGCAATCGGGCCTGGTGCAGGTCCGCTCCTTCGCCCTGCGCAACGAGCCGGCGCTCGGCCGGATCCTGGCCCAGGGCGAGACCGAGGACCGGCGCAGCGACGCCAACGACGTCGGCTTCGACCGCCTGCGCGCCGCCTTCCAGCGCACCGGCACCCGCATCGCCTTCGCGGAGGCCGCGATCTCCGGCCCTGCGATGGGCTTCACCCTCGGCGGCTGGATCGACACGGCCAAGGACCGCACCGACGTCTCCGGCACCTTCGTGCCGCTCTACGGCCTCAACAACGTGGTGTCCCAGGTGCCGATCTTCGGCCCGCTCCTGGGTGGCGGCCACAACGAGGGCCTGTTCGGCATCAACTTCCGGGTCGCCGGCGCGATGAGCGCCCCCAACATCAGCGTCAACCCGCTCTCGGCGATCGCTCCGGGCTTCCTGCGCAAGCTCTTCGGCGCCGGCGGCGGCGACGCCAACGCTCCCCAGTCCCAGCGCATGGAACGCTGA
- a CDS encoding DUF2934 domain-containing protein, translated as MREIPLAAIRARAYDIWERNHRPDGYEIQFWLLAERELRAELEGRRDAAGEDAAPVPATGDAPVETVGG; from the coding sequence ATGCGTGAGATACCCCTGGCGGCGATCCGGGCCCGCGCCTACGACATCTGGGAGCGCAACCACCGCCCGGACGGCTACGAGATCCAGTTCTGGCTCCTCGCCGAGCGCGAGCTGCGGGCCGAGCTGGAGGGCCGGCGCGACGCTGCCGGGGAGGACGCCGCGCCCGTCCCGGCGACGGGCGATGCCCCGGTCGAGACGGTGGGCGGTTAA
- a CDS encoding dihydroorotase, producing MSQSFDLLLRGGTVVNHDGEGLADIGVTAGRVAALGDLSQASAGRTLDCRGLHLLPGVIDSQVHFREPGLDHKEDLETGSRAAVMGGVTTVFEMPNTVPQTTDPGALDDKLKRAHHRMHCDFAFWVGGTHENAKDVAELERLPGAAGIKVFIGSSTGSLLVEDDAGITEILKRTRRRSAFHAEDEAMLRDRKGLRVPGDPSSHPVWRSPEAALKATERLVRIARETGARIHILHISTKEEMRYLSQHKDVATCELTPHHLTLDGDEAYARLGTLVQMNPPVRGADHRDGLWWGLSQGVADVLGSDHAPHTLEEKRKVYPDSPSGMTGVQTLVPVMLDHVAAGRLSLQRFVDLTSAGPKRTFGIARKGRLAVGYDADVTVVDLKRRETITNAWIASKCGWTPHDGREVTGWPVGTVVRGQAVMWEGALTEPSRGEAVRFEEGFPARG from the coding sequence ATGAGCCAGAGCTTCGACCTCCTCCTGCGCGGCGGCACCGTGGTCAACCACGACGGCGAGGGTCTGGCCGATATCGGCGTCACGGCCGGGCGCGTCGCCGCCCTCGGCGACCTGTCGCAGGCGTCGGCCGGCCGCACCCTCGATTGCCGCGGCCTGCACCTCCTGCCCGGCGTGATCGACAGCCAGGTGCATTTCCGCGAGCCGGGCCTCGACCACAAGGAGGACCTGGAGACGGGATCGCGCGCCGCCGTGATGGGCGGCGTGACCACGGTGTTCGAGATGCCCAACACCGTGCCGCAGACGACCGATCCGGGCGCCCTCGACGACAAGCTGAAGCGCGCCCATCACCGGATGCATTGCGACTTCGCGTTCTGGGTCGGCGGCACGCACGAGAACGCCAAGGATGTCGCCGAGCTGGAGCGCCTGCCGGGGGCGGCCGGGATCAAGGTGTTCATCGGCTCCTCCACCGGCTCGCTCCTCGTCGAGGACGATGCCGGCATCACCGAGATCCTGAAGCGCACCCGCCGCCGCTCGGCCTTCCACGCCGAGGACGAGGCGATGCTGCGCGATCGCAAGGGCCTGCGGGTGCCGGGCGATCCGTCCTCGCACCCGGTCTGGCGCTCGCCGGAGGCCGCGCTGAAGGCCACCGAGCGCCTGGTGCGCATCGCCCGCGAGACGGGAGCGCGCATCCACATCCTGCACATCTCCACCAAGGAGGAGATGCGGTATCTCAGCCAGCACAAGGACGTCGCCACCTGCGAGCTGACCCCCCATCACCTGACGCTCGACGGGGACGAGGCCTATGCCCGTCTCGGCACGCTCGTCCAGATGAACCCGCCGGTGCGGGGGGCGGACCACCGCGACGGGCTGTGGTGGGGCCTGTCGCAGGGTGTGGCCGACGTGCTCGGCTCCGACCATGCGCCCCACACCCTGGAGGAGAAGCGGAAGGTCTACCCGGATTCGCCCTCGGGCATGACCGGCGTGCAGACCCTGGTGCCGGTGATGCTCGACCACGTCGCCGCGGGCCGGCTCTCGTTGCAACGCTTCGTCGATCTCACCAGCGCCGGCCCGAAGCGCACTTTCGGCATCGCCCGGAAAGGCCGGCTCGCGGTGGGCTACGATGCCGACGTGACGGTGGTCGACCTGAAGCGCCGCGAGACCATCACCAATGCCTGGATCGCCTCCAAATGCGGCTGGACGCCCCATGACGGCCGCGAGGTCACCGGCTGGCCGGTCGGCACGGTGGTGCGGGGCCAGGCGGTGATGTGGGAGGGCGCGCTCACCGAGCCGTCGCGGGGCGAGGCGGTGCGGTTCGAGGAAGGGTTCCCGGCGCGGGGGTGA
- the bcp gene encoding thioredoxin-dependent thiol peroxidase, protein MALNPGDPAPDFSLPATGGETLSLAGLKGRKAVLYFYPKDDTSGCTLEAQAFNGLRDAFAEAETAVIGVSPDPMKSHDKFREKYALEFPLASDETKAMLEAYGVWVEKSMYGRKYMGVERTTFLIDRDGTIAKVWQKVKVPGHADAVLAAAKAL, encoded by the coding sequence ATGGCGCTGAACCCGGGCGATCCCGCCCCCGACTTCTCCCTGCCGGCGACCGGCGGCGAGACCCTGAGCCTCGCCGGCCTGAAAGGGCGCAAGGCCGTCCTGTATTTCTACCCCAAGGACGACACCAGCGGCTGCACCCTGGAGGCGCAGGCCTTCAACGGGCTGCGCGACGCCTTCGCGGAGGCCGAGACCGCGGTGATCGGCGTCTCGCCGGACCCGATGAAGAGCCACGACAAGTTCCGGGAGAAGTACGCCCTGGAATTCCCCCTCGCCTCGGACGAGACGAAGGCGATGCTCGAGGCCTACGGCGTCTGGGTCGAGAAGAGCATGTACGGCCGCAAGTATATGGGCGTCGAGCGCACGACGTTCCTGATCGACCGCGACGGCACGATCGCGAAGGTGTGGCAGAAGGTGAAGGTGCCGGGCCATGCCGACGCGGTCCTGGCGGCGGCGAAGGCGCTGTGA